The Glandiceps talaboti chromosome 1, keGlaTala1.1, whole genome shotgun sequence genome has a segment encoding these proteins:
- the LOC144445601 gene encoding inter-alpha-trypsin inhibitor heavy chain H4-like isoform X1 → MSKNSMSSNKTVLLLSLLVVVTLCQLQTVFTASFSLETDGQTFGDIDEVVVNELSRDRRGVNNPNSNPVIKKLHITSHITSRFATTKVTTVLKNNDDEAREVMFKMKIPESAFMTNFTVEIGNKTYVGVVKEKAKAQQTYDSARERGQTAGHVVIKERETDTFAVSMNVRSGGKAKFVLTYQELLFRRRGIYEHRITIKPHQIIYSLKVRVFLTEPQGIAFIQVPDIQTNAIDRWSGREENSSYVDIVQETPGFAHVTFNPSPQEQEAIATEDGIMGDFVVRYDVNHEFNAGELQILGSYFVHHFAPIGIPPANKNVIFIIDTSGSMDGRKLTQTKTAMKSILADMRPGDMFNIVTFSNDVRKWLQNGLVPASHENVYAANWFINHLSANGGTNINQALTTGALILHEFSDNTITSSSKSASLLILLTDGLPTVGQTNQEEIADNFASVIEGQGSLFCLGFGNDVDQEFLEKLSLRNRGVGKKIFEDADASLQLKGFYDEIANPILFDVHIRYSGNIVDMLSLTRTKYPVYFDGSEIVVAGKLNIGGGSQLQAEVTGNWSNGVVLLAAQTELQDLTEQSPLDKEIVESITERLWVYLTIKQLFEEIKLEENDSKRQLLEQKIVDLSLKYNFVTKLTSMVVVEDSDASDVLPTDRWDVLSDSIVMVTLRQQSIPVIDTAHYNYPAANLMVLDHSFRRSPIGPNRARSSSSSVQLSGAGIQRSFLPSGLVGYIGRQHSWRHYISHGKHSPSRYKATTTSKISSTVQTTTTEKQKVSTTVQATISEKVSRHQTPGYFIIGGFNGTCTIGVKLNNTEAYICFQIPNTWKNDESGPVTLLDFSDRHGGRKVYANFNREGNSNQPCWRLTSVMMPTDEHSREYYQRWNTQHKCQSITLLIPDLTESRLSAGLLARVLDIVHGIDLEERKDDVVENTDGKFLYNTITEEMFSEATLKRWNIIA, encoded by the exons ATGTCCAAGAACAGCATGTCGTCGAATAAGACGGTCTTGCTTTTGTCATTGCTAGTAGTTGTTACTTTGTGCCAACTTCAGACTGTCTTCACGGCATCGTTTTCACTGGAGACCGATGGCCAAACCTTTGGTGACATTGATGAAGTTGTCGTTAACGAG TTGTCACGTGACAGGAGAGGAGTCAACAACCCCAATTCTAAT CCGGTGATCAAGAAACTTCACATCACTTCTCATATTACGTCACGCTTCGCAACTACAAAGGTTACAACCGTTTTGAAGAACAATGACGATGAGGCCAGGGAAGTtatgttcaaaatgaaaataccgGAATCAGCATTTATGACAAACTTTACAGT GGAAATTGGAAATAAAACTTACGTTGGTGTGGTAAAGGAGAAAGCAAAAGCACAGCAAACGTATGACAGTGCCAGAGAACGAGGACAAACAGCTGGACATGTTGTTATCAA aGAACGGGAAACAGACACTTTCGCCGTATCTATGAATGTAAGGTCTGGCGGAAAGGCTAAGTTTGTCTTAACCTATCAAGAGCTGCTATTTCGACGTCGTGGCATCTATGAACACAGAATTACAATAAAACCCCACCAG ATTATATACAGCCTGAAGGTCCGTGTATTTCTGACAGAACCACAGGGGATAGCTTTCATTCAAGTACCAGATATTCAAACTAATGCAATTGACAGATGGAGTGGACGAGAGGAAAATAGTTCATACGTTGATATTGTACAAGAAACGCCTGGCTTTGCACATGTCACGTTTAACCCATCTCCTCAGGAGCAAGAAGCTATTGCAACTGAGGATGGAATTATGGGCGATTTTGTCGTTCGCTATGATGTAAATCATGAATTTAACGCAGGTGAATTGCAG ATTCTTGGTAGTTATTTTGTCCATCATTTTGCTCCAATTGGTATTCCACCCGCCAACAAGAACGTTATCTTCATTATAGACACCAGTGGATCAATGGATGGACGGAAATTAACTCAAACCAAGACAGCAATGAAGAGCATTTTGGCCGATATGCGCCCTGGCGATATGTTTAACATAGTCACCTTCAGTAATGATGTCCGTAAGTGGCTGCAAAATGGACTGGTCCCTGCATCTCATGAAAACGTCTATGCCGCAAACTGGTTTATTAACCATCTTAGCGCCAATGGTG GTACTAATATTAACCAAGCTCTCACTACTGGGGCACTTATCCTTCACGAGTTTTCGGACAACACCATTACTTCGTCGTCTAAGTCAGCCTCACTCCTTATATTGTTAACTGACGGTCTTCCAACAGTTGGGCAGACAAATCAGGAGGAAATTGCAGACAATTTTGCATCGGTCATAGAGGGACAGGGCTCACTTTTCTGTCTTGGATTTGGAAACGATGTAGATCAAGAATTCCTCGAGAAGTTGTCATTACGGAATAGAGGTGTCGGTAAGAAAATATTTGAAGACGCGGACGCCAGTCTGCAATTAAAAGGTTTTTACGATGAAATTGCTAATCCTATTTTGTTTGACGTTCACATTCGATACTCGGGCAACATCGTCGACATGTTATCGCTCACACGGACTAAATACCCAGTTTATTTCGATGGTTCTGAGATAGTAGTTGCAGGAAAATTGAATATTGGTGGGGGAAGCCAGTTGCAAGCTGAAGTTACTGGGAATTGGTCAAATGGCGTTGTTTTATTAGCGGCACAGACTGAACTACAG GATTTAACCGAGCAAAGTCCACTGGACAAGGAAATTGTCGAGTCTATAACAGAAAGACTATGGGTATATCTTACTATAAAGCAACTTTTCGAAGAGATTAAGCTTGAAGAAAACGATTCGAAGCGCCAActtttagaacaaaaaatagtCGATTTATCGCTTAAGTATAATTTCGTTACAAAACTAACCTCTATGGTAGTGGTTGAAGATAGCGATGCTTCAGATGTTCTACCTACTGACAGATGGGATGTGTTATCCGATTCCATAGTCATGGTCACGCTTCGTCAACAGAGCATACCCGTGATTGATACAGCTCATTATAATTACCCTGCAGCAAACCTTATGGTACTCGACCATAGCTTTAGACGTTCTCCGATAG GGCCGAACAGAGCTAGATCTAGCTCATCTTCTGTACAACTATCTGGAGCTGGAATACAACGTAGCTTTTTACCTTCTGGTTTAG TAGGGTATATTGGACGTCAACACTCCTGGAGACATTACATTAGCC ATGGCAAACATTCCCCTTCCCGTTACAAAGCCACCACTACATCGAAGATTTCCAGTACAGTTCAAACCACGACGACTGAGAAGCAGAAGGTTTCAACTACAGTCCAAGCAACGATATCTGAGAAAGTATCCCGTCACCAAACGCCTGGATATTTCATTATTG GTGGCTTTAATGGAACCTGTACCATTGGTGTTAAACTTAACAATACAGAAGCATACATTTGCTTTCAAATACCCAATACCTGGAAGAATGACGAGTCTGGTCCTGTTACCTTGCTAGATT TTTCAGACAGACACGGTGGACGTAAAGTATATGCTAACTTTAATCGAGAGGGAAATTCGAACCAACCGTGCTGGCGGTTGACATCAGTGATGATGCCAACTGACGAACATTCTCGTGAATATTACCAACGTTGGAATACCCAACACAAGTGTCAAAGTATTACGTTGCTGATCCCTGATTTAACGGAATCCAGATTGTCAGCAGGACTACTTG CACGAGTATTGGATATCGTACATGGCATTGACCTGGAGGAGCGCAAGGATGACGTCGTAGAAAATACTGACGGCAAGTTCCTTTACAACACCATAACAGAAGAGATGTTTTCTGAGGCAACGCTGAAACGATGGAACATCATTGCGTAA
- the LOC144445601 gene encoding inter-alpha-trypsin inhibitor heavy chain H4-like isoform X2 — MSKNSMSSNKTVLLLSLLVVVTLCQLQTVFTASFSLETDGQTFGDIDEVVVNELSRDRRGVNNPNSNPVIKKLHITSHITSRFATTKVTTVLKNNDDEAREVMFKMKIPESAFMTNFTVEIGNKTYVGVVKEKAKAQQTYDSARERGQTAGHVVIKERETDTFAVSMNVRSGGKAKFVLTYQELLFRRRGIYEHRITIKPHQIIYSLKVRVFLTEPQGIAFIQVPDIQTNAIDRWSGREENSSYVDIVQETPGFAHVTFNPSPQEQEAIATEDGIMGDFVVRYDVNHEFNAGELQILGSYFVHHFAPIGIPPANKNVIFIIDTSGSMDGRKLTQTKTAMKSILADMRPGDMFNIVTFSNDVRKWLQNGLVPASHENVYAANWFINHLSANGGTNINQALTTGALILHEFSDNTITSSSKSASLLILLTDGLPTVGQTNQEEIADNFASVIEGQGSLFCLGFGNDVDQEFLEKLSLRNRGVGKKIFEDADASLQLKGFYDEIANPILFDVHIRYSGNIVDMLSLTRTKYPVYFDGSEIVVAGKLNIGGGSQLQAEVTGNWSNGVVLLAAQTELQDLTEQSPLDKEIVESITERLWVYLTIKQLFEEIKLEENDSKRQLLEQKIVDLSLKYNFVTKLTSMVVVEDSDASDVLPTDRWDVLSDSIVMVTLRQQSIPVIDTAHYNYPAANLMVLDHSFRRSPIGPNRARSSSSSVQLSGAGIQRSFLPSGLDGKHSPSRYKATTTSKISSTVQTTTTEKQKVSTTVQATISEKVSRHQTPGYFIIGGFNGTCTIGVKLNNTEAYICFQIPNTWKNDESGPVTLLDFSDRHGGRKVYANFNREGNSNQPCWRLTSVMMPTDEHSREYYQRWNTQHKCQSITLLIPDLTESRLSAGLLARVLDIVHGIDLEERKDDVVENTDGKFLYNTITEEMFSEATLKRWNIIA; from the exons ATGTCCAAGAACAGCATGTCGTCGAATAAGACGGTCTTGCTTTTGTCATTGCTAGTAGTTGTTACTTTGTGCCAACTTCAGACTGTCTTCACGGCATCGTTTTCACTGGAGACCGATGGCCAAACCTTTGGTGACATTGATGAAGTTGTCGTTAACGAG TTGTCACGTGACAGGAGAGGAGTCAACAACCCCAATTCTAAT CCGGTGATCAAGAAACTTCACATCACTTCTCATATTACGTCACGCTTCGCAACTACAAAGGTTACAACCGTTTTGAAGAACAATGACGATGAGGCCAGGGAAGTtatgttcaaaatgaaaataccgGAATCAGCATTTATGACAAACTTTACAGT GGAAATTGGAAATAAAACTTACGTTGGTGTGGTAAAGGAGAAAGCAAAAGCACAGCAAACGTATGACAGTGCCAGAGAACGAGGACAAACAGCTGGACATGTTGTTATCAA aGAACGGGAAACAGACACTTTCGCCGTATCTATGAATGTAAGGTCTGGCGGAAAGGCTAAGTTTGTCTTAACCTATCAAGAGCTGCTATTTCGACGTCGTGGCATCTATGAACACAGAATTACAATAAAACCCCACCAG ATTATATACAGCCTGAAGGTCCGTGTATTTCTGACAGAACCACAGGGGATAGCTTTCATTCAAGTACCAGATATTCAAACTAATGCAATTGACAGATGGAGTGGACGAGAGGAAAATAGTTCATACGTTGATATTGTACAAGAAACGCCTGGCTTTGCACATGTCACGTTTAACCCATCTCCTCAGGAGCAAGAAGCTATTGCAACTGAGGATGGAATTATGGGCGATTTTGTCGTTCGCTATGATGTAAATCATGAATTTAACGCAGGTGAATTGCAG ATTCTTGGTAGTTATTTTGTCCATCATTTTGCTCCAATTGGTATTCCACCCGCCAACAAGAACGTTATCTTCATTATAGACACCAGTGGATCAATGGATGGACGGAAATTAACTCAAACCAAGACAGCAATGAAGAGCATTTTGGCCGATATGCGCCCTGGCGATATGTTTAACATAGTCACCTTCAGTAATGATGTCCGTAAGTGGCTGCAAAATGGACTGGTCCCTGCATCTCATGAAAACGTCTATGCCGCAAACTGGTTTATTAACCATCTTAGCGCCAATGGTG GTACTAATATTAACCAAGCTCTCACTACTGGGGCACTTATCCTTCACGAGTTTTCGGACAACACCATTACTTCGTCGTCTAAGTCAGCCTCACTCCTTATATTGTTAACTGACGGTCTTCCAACAGTTGGGCAGACAAATCAGGAGGAAATTGCAGACAATTTTGCATCGGTCATAGAGGGACAGGGCTCACTTTTCTGTCTTGGATTTGGAAACGATGTAGATCAAGAATTCCTCGAGAAGTTGTCATTACGGAATAGAGGTGTCGGTAAGAAAATATTTGAAGACGCGGACGCCAGTCTGCAATTAAAAGGTTTTTACGATGAAATTGCTAATCCTATTTTGTTTGACGTTCACATTCGATACTCGGGCAACATCGTCGACATGTTATCGCTCACACGGACTAAATACCCAGTTTATTTCGATGGTTCTGAGATAGTAGTTGCAGGAAAATTGAATATTGGTGGGGGAAGCCAGTTGCAAGCTGAAGTTACTGGGAATTGGTCAAATGGCGTTGTTTTATTAGCGGCACAGACTGAACTACAG GATTTAACCGAGCAAAGTCCACTGGACAAGGAAATTGTCGAGTCTATAACAGAAAGACTATGGGTATATCTTACTATAAAGCAACTTTTCGAAGAGATTAAGCTTGAAGAAAACGATTCGAAGCGCCAActtttagaacaaaaaatagtCGATTTATCGCTTAAGTATAATTTCGTTACAAAACTAACCTCTATGGTAGTGGTTGAAGATAGCGATGCTTCAGATGTTCTACCTACTGACAGATGGGATGTGTTATCCGATTCCATAGTCATGGTCACGCTTCGTCAACAGAGCATACCCGTGATTGATACAGCTCATTATAATTACCCTGCAGCAAACCTTATGGTACTCGACCATAGCTTTAGACGTTCTCCGATAG GGCCGAACAGAGCTAGATCTAGCTCATCTTCTGTACAACTATCTGGAGCTGGAATACAACGTAGCTTTTTACCTTCTGGTTTAG ATGGCAAACATTCCCCTTCCCGTTACAAAGCCACCACTACATCGAAGATTTCCAGTACAGTTCAAACCACGACGACTGAGAAGCAGAAGGTTTCAACTACAGTCCAAGCAACGATATCTGAGAAAGTATCCCGTCACCAAACGCCTGGATATTTCATTATTG GTGGCTTTAATGGAACCTGTACCATTGGTGTTAAACTTAACAATACAGAAGCATACATTTGCTTTCAAATACCCAATACCTGGAAGAATGACGAGTCTGGTCCTGTTACCTTGCTAGATT TTTCAGACAGACACGGTGGACGTAAAGTATATGCTAACTTTAATCGAGAGGGAAATTCGAACCAACCGTGCTGGCGGTTGACATCAGTGATGATGCCAACTGACGAACATTCTCGTGAATATTACCAACGTTGGAATACCCAACACAAGTGTCAAAGTATTACGTTGCTGATCCCTGATTTAACGGAATCCAGATTGTCAGCAGGACTACTTG CACGAGTATTGGATATCGTACATGGCATTGACCTGGAGGAGCGCAAGGATGACGTCGTAGAAAATACTGACGGCAAGTTCCTTTACAACACCATAACAGAAGAGATGTTTTCTGAGGCAACGCTGAAACGATGGAACATCATTGCGTAA